In Triticum urartu cultivar G1812 chromosome 6, Tu2.1, whole genome shotgun sequence, the following proteins share a genomic window:
- the LOC125516256 gene encoding histone H2B.3, which translates to MAPKAEKKPVAEKAEKTTTAKKTKAEKRPPASKEGGEKKGKKKAKKSVETYKIYIFKVLKQVHPDIGISSKAMSIMNSFINDIFEKLAGESAKLARYNKKPTITSREIQTSVRLVLPGELAKHAVSEGTKAVTKFTSS; encoded by the coding sequence ATGGCGCCCAAGGCGGAGAAGAAGCCGGTGGCGGAGAAGGCCGAGAAGACCACGACGGCGAAGAAGACCAAGGCCGAGAAGCGGCCGCCGGCGTCCAAGGAGGGCGGcgagaagaaggggaagaagaaggccaagaagagcGTGGAGACGTACAAGATCTACATCTTCAAGGTGCTCAAGCAGGTGCACCCCGACATCGGCATCTCCTCCAAGGCCATGTCCATCATGAACTCCTTCATCAACGACATCTTCGAGAAGCTCGCCGGGGAGTCGGCCAAGCTGGCGAGGTACAACAAGAAGCCCACCATCACCTCCCGGGAGATCCAGACCTCCGTCCGCCTCGTCCTCCCTGGCGAGCTCGCCAAGCACGCCGTCTCCGAGGGCACCAAGGCCGTTACCAAGTTCACCTCCTCCTAG